The following coding sequences lie in one Corynebacterium humireducens NBRC 106098 = DSM 45392 genomic window:
- the trpA gene encoding tryptophan synthase subunit alpha, translated as MSTRYEKLFTDLAEKGEGAFVPFLMLGDPTPADALEIVRTVVEAGADALELGVPFSDPVADGPTIQTSHIRALDGGVTVDDALNQIRTIRAEFPDLPIGMLIYGNVPFTRGLDSFYREFAEAGADSILIPDVPVREGAPFIAAAEAAGIDPIFIAPAQAAERTLEGVAAHSRGYIYAISRDGVTGTERESSVTGLSEVVENVRRFGGAPILLGFGISTPAHVADAIAAGAAGAISGSAITKIINRYVEGEHPEPGRVTDMAALKGELHEFVSAMKAATR; from the coding sequence ATGTCCACCCGTTACGAGAAGCTCTTCACCGACCTCGCGGAGAAGGGGGAGGGCGCCTTCGTCCCCTTCCTCATGCTGGGTGACCCCACCCCGGCCGACGCCCTCGAGATCGTGCGCACCGTCGTGGAGGCGGGTGCCGACGCCCTCGAGCTCGGCGTCCCCTTCTCCGACCCGGTCGCCGACGGCCCGACGATCCAGACCTCCCACATCCGCGCCCTCGACGGGGGAGTGACGGTCGACGACGCCCTGAACCAGATCCGCACCATCCGCGCCGAGTTCCCCGACCTGCCGATCGGCATGCTCATCTACGGCAACGTCCCCTTCACCCGCGGCCTGGACAGCTTCTACCGCGAGTTCGCGGAGGCGGGCGCCGACTCGATCCTCATCCCCGACGTCCCCGTCCGGGAGGGTGCCCCCTTCATCGCCGCCGCCGAGGCCGCCGGCATCGACCCGATCTTCATCGCCCCGGCCCAGGCCGCCGAGAGGACCCTCGAGGGGGTCGCCGCCCACTCGCGCGGCTACATCTACGCCATCTCCCGCGACGGCGTCACGGGCACCGAGCGCGAGTCCTCGGTGACCGGCCTGTCCGAGGTGGTGGAGAACGTCCGCCGCTTCGGGGGCGCACCGATCCTCCTCGGCTTCGGCATCTCCACCCCGGCACACGTCGCCGACGCCATCGCGGCCGGCGCGGCGGGCGCCATCTCCGGTTCCGCGATCACCAAGATCATCAACCGCTACGTCGAGGGCGAGCACCCGGAGCCGGGCCGCGTCACCGACATGGCCGCCCTCAAGGGCGAGCTCCACGAGTTCGTCTCCGCCATGAAGGCGGCCACCCGCTAG
- the trpB gene encoding tryptophan synthase subunit beta, with the protein MTTSTDRDGGATILPAYFGEFGGQFVPESLIPALDELEQAFVDAQNDPAFREELATYLRDYLGRPTPLTECSNLPQEGEGRGHARIFLKREDLVHGGAHKTNQVIGQALLAKRMGKKRIIAETGAGQHGTATALACSLLGLECVIYMGAKDVERQQPNVFRMKLMGATVIPVATGSGTLKDAVSEALRDWTATFHESHYLLGTAAGPHPFPTIVREFHRVISEEAKAQMLERTGGLPDVVVACVGGGSNAIGMFAEFIDEEGVELVGVEPGGLGLDSGKHGATINAGQIGILHGARSYLMRNSDGQVEESYSISAGLDYPGVGPQHAHLHATGRATYVGITDREALDAFQALALHEGIIPALESSHAMAYALKRARLAEENNENITILVSLSGRGDKDVDHVRRTLEEAQ; encoded by the coding sequence ATGACCACCTCCACCGACCGCGACGGCGGCGCGACCATCCTGCCCGCCTACTTCGGCGAATTCGGCGGACAGTTCGTCCCCGAGTCGCTCATCCCGGCGCTCGACGAACTGGAGCAGGCCTTCGTCGACGCCCAGAACGACCCGGCCTTCCGCGAGGAACTGGCCACCTACCTCCGCGACTACCTCGGTCGCCCCACCCCGCTCACCGAGTGCTCGAACCTGCCGCAGGAGGGGGAGGGGCGCGGCCACGCGCGGATCTTCCTCAAGCGGGAGGACCTCGTCCACGGCGGCGCGCACAAGACCAACCAGGTCATCGGCCAGGCCCTGCTGGCCAAGCGCATGGGCAAGAAGCGCATCATCGCCGAGACCGGCGCCGGCCAGCACGGCACCGCCACGGCGCTGGCCTGCTCCCTCCTCGGCCTCGAGTGCGTCATCTACATGGGCGCCAAGGACGTCGAGCGCCAGCAGCCCAACGTGTTCCGCATGAAGCTCATGGGCGCCACCGTCATCCCGGTGGCCACCGGCTCCGGCACCCTCAAGGACGCCGTGAGCGAGGCGCTGCGCGACTGGACCGCCACCTTCCACGAGTCCCACTACCTCCTGGGCACCGCCGCCGGCCCGCACCCCTTCCCGACGATCGTCCGCGAGTTCCACCGCGTCATCTCCGAGGAGGCCAAGGCGCAGATGCTCGAGCGCACCGGGGGCCTGCCCGACGTCGTCGTCGCCTGCGTCGGCGGCGGCTCCAACGCCATCGGCATGTTCGCGGAGTTCATCGACGAGGAGGGCGTCGAGCTCGTCGGCGTCGAGCCGGGCGGCCTGGGGCTGGACTCCGGCAAGCACGGCGCCACCATCAACGCCGGGCAGATCGGCATCCTCCACGGCGCGCGCAGCTACCTCATGCGCAACTCCGACGGTCAGGTGGAGGAGTCCTACTCCATCTCCGCCGGCCTCGACTACCCCGGCGTCGGCCCGCAGCACGCACACCTCCACGCCACCGGCCGCGCCACCTATGTGGGCATCACCGACCGGGAGGCCCTCGACGCCTTCCAGGCGCTCGCACTCCACGAGGGCATCATCCCCGCCCTCGAGTCCTCCCACGCCATGGCCTACGCCCTCAAGCGCGCCCGCCTGGCGGAGGAGAACAACGAGAACATCACCATCCTCGTGTCCCTGTCCGGCCGCGGAGACAAGGACGTCGACCACGTCCGCCGCACCCTTGAGGAGGCCCAGTAG